In Capra hircus breed San Clemente chromosome 26, ASM170441v1, whole genome shotgun sequence, the following are encoded in one genomic region:
- the SGMS1 gene encoding phosphatidylcholine:ceramide cholinephosphotransferase 1 encodes MKEVVYWPPEKVADWLQENAMPEYCEPLEHFTGRDLITLTQEDFTKPPLCLVTSDNGQRLLHMIETLKMEHHLEAHKNGHANGHLSIGTGGPCPNGSFSIKVKPNGMPNGYRKEMIKIPMPEPERSQYPMEWGKTFLAFLYALSCFVLTTVMISVVHERVPPKEVQPPLPDTFFDHFNRVQWAFSICEINGMILVGLWLIQWLLLKYKSIISRRFFCIVGTLYLYRCITMYVTTLPVPGMHFNCSPKLFGDWEAQLRRIMKLIAGGGLSITGSHDMCGDYLYSGHTVMLTLTYLFIKEYSPRRLWWYHWVCWLLSVVGIFCILLAHDHYTVDVVVAYYITTRLFWWYHTMANQQVLKEASQMNLLARVWWYRPFQYFEKNVQGIVPRSYHWPFPWPVIHLSRQVKYSRLVNDT; translated from the exons ATGAAGGAAGTGGTCTATTGGCCACCCGAGAAGGTGGCAGACTGGCTGCAGGAGAATGCTATGCCAGAATACTGTGAGCCTCTGGAACATTTCACAGGCCGGGACTTGATCACCCTCACCCAGGAGGATTTCACAAAACCCCCGCTGTGCCTCGTCACCTCTGACAACGGGCAGCGGCTCTTGCACATGATAGAGACCCTGAAGATGGAGCACCACTTGGAAGCACACAAGAACGGCCACGCCAATGGGCACCTCAGCATTGGCACCGGCGGCCCCTGCCCTAAcggcagcttcagcatcaaggtCAAACCCAACGGGATGCCCAATGGGTATAGGAAGGAAATGATCAAGATCCCCATGCCAGAACCGGAGCGCTCCCAGTACCCCATGGAGTGGGGCAAGACTTTCCTGGCCTTTCTTTATGCACTCTCCTGCTTTGTTCTCACCACAGTGATGATCTCGGTCGTCCATGAACGAGTACCTCCCAAGGAGGTGCAGCCTCCACTACCGGACACGTTTTTTGACCATTTTAACCGGGTGCAGTGGGCCTTTTCTATTTGTGAAATTAACGGCATGATCCTTGTGGGACTCTGGTTAATTCAGTGGCTGCTCTTAAAGTACAA GTCTATTATTAGCAGAAGATTTTTCTGCATAGTTGGCACGCTGTACCTGTATCGGTGTATTACAATGTATGTAACCACACTCCCAGTTCCCGGTATGCATTTCAACTGCTCTCCGAAG CTTTTTGGAGACTGGGAAGCCCAACTGCGGAGGATCATGAAACTCATCGCTGGCGGCGGCCTGTCCATCACCGGCTCCCACGACATGTGTGGGGACTACCTGTACAGCGGCCACACGGTCATGCTCACACTCACCTACCTATTTATCAAAGAGT ATTCCCCTCGACGACTGTGGTGGTACCACTGGGTCTGCTGGCTTCTCAGCGTGGTGGGAATCTTCTGCATCCTCTTGGCGCATGACCACTACACTGTGGATGTGGTGGTGGCGTACTACATCACCACGAGACTCTTCTGGTGGTACCACACTATGGCCAATCAGCAA GTGCTAAAAGAAGCTTCCCAGATGAACCTCCTGGCCAGAGTGTGGTGGTACAGGCCGTTTCAGTACTTTGAAAAGAATGTCCAAGGAATTGTACCTCGGTCTTACCATTGGCCCTTCCCCTGGCCGGTAATCCACCTCAGTAGGCAAGTTAAATACAGCCGGCTGGTGAATGACACGTAA